In the Patescibacteria group bacterium genome, one interval contains:
- the rsmH gene encoding 16S rRNA (cytosine(1402)-N(4))-methyltransferase RsmH — protein sequence MHKPVLLKESIEYLNPQPGQNFIDCTVGEAGHSSAILEKTKPDGKVLGIDIDYESLKRIKAVEGLVLTRGNFKDLKRIAEENNFNKIDGILFDLGLSSWQIEESGKGFTFKKDEPLTMILNGGQVVTAQEIINTWPEESLLEIFKKYGEERFARKIVQKIVRQRGLSPIKTTLQLFEIIKKSIPYSKTRRGNITRVAARIFQALRIVVNDELENLKKGLEQALQILSKEGRIVVISFHSLEDGVVKRFFKEKEKQGRLRILTKKPITAGKAENEVNPRSRSAKLRAAMSI from the coding sequence ATGCACAAGCCAGTCCTTTTAAAGGAATCAATTGAATACTTAAACCCCCAGCCAGGACAGAATTTTATAGATTGCACAGTTGGAGAAGCTGGACATAGTTCGGCAATCTTAGAAAAAACAAAGCCCGACGGAAAAGTTTTAGGAATAGATATTGATTACGAATCACTGAAAAGAATCAAAGCCGTAGAAGGACTTGTGCTGACAAGAGGGAATTTCAAAGATTTAAAAAGAATTGCCGAAGAAAATAATTTTAATAAAATAGATGGAATCTTATTTGACCTTGGTCTGTCAAGCTGGCAGATAGAGGAAAGCGGGAAAGGATTTACATTTAAAAAGGACGAACCCCTGACAATGATTTTAAACGGTGGCCAAGTAGTCACTGCTCAGGAAATAATCAATACATGGCCAGAAGAAAGTTTATTGGAGATTTTTAAAAAATATGGAGAAGAACGATTTGCCAGAAAGATTGTACAGAAGATTGTCCGACAAAGAGGGTTGAGTCCAATTAAAACAACATTACAACTATTTGAGATAATTAAAAAAAGTATTCCGTATTCCAAAACAAGAAGAGGTAACATTACCCGTGTAGCAGCAAGAATCTTTCAGGCATTGAGAATTGTGGTTAATGATGAATTGGAAAATCTGAAAAAAGGATTAGAACAAGCGCTTCAAATTTTAAGCAAGGAGGGTAGAATCGTAGTGATTTCTTTTCACTCATTAGAAGACGGAGTTGTCAAAAGGTTCTTTAAAGAAAAAGAAAAGCAAGGTAGATTGCGGATTTTAACTAAAAAGCCAATTACTGCTGGAAAGGCAGAAAACGAAGTTAATCCTCGTAGCCGCAGCGCAAAACTGCGAGCAGCGATGAGTATATGA
- the mraZ gene encoding division/cell wall cluster transcriptional repressor MraZ, with the protein MLIGEYVHTIDDKKRLAIPSKLRKELGTKAVITRGLDNCLFVFPSKEWQKLADKLSNLPISQKDPRGFSRLMLAGASEVDLDTLGRVLVPDYLKKYAQLKKNVVIAGIYNRLEIWDQARWNLFKSQSEKEVDNIAERLGELGV; encoded by the coding sequence ATGTTAATTGGCGAATACGTACACACAATAGATGATAAAAAAAGATTAGCCATACCTTCTAAGCTAAGGAAGGAGCTTGGTACTAAAGCAGTTATTACCAGAGGACTGGATAACTGTCTTTTTGTTTTTCCGTCAAAAGAATGGCAGAAACTAGCAGATAAATTAAGTAATTTGCCGATTAGTCAAAAAGACCCCAGAGGTTTTAGTAGGTTGATGCTTGCAGGAGCAAGCGAAGTTGATTTAGATACTTTGGGTAGAGTTCTTGTCCCTGATTATTTAAAAAAATACGCCCAATTAAAAAAGAACGTGGTAATCGCCGGAATTTATAATCGTTTGGAAATTTGGGATCAAGCCAGATGGAACCTGTTTAAGAGCCAGAGTGAAAAGGAAGTTGATAACATTGCCGAACGATTGGGCGAACTGGGCGTTTAA
- a CDS encoding type II toxin-antitoxin system HicA family toxin, with product MAHLVPIHWKKFEKFILFVGCYFVREKGDHRIYWRKDLKRPVVIPRDTELPVFIIRNNLRILNIGPEEYIEILTRV from the coding sequence ATGGCACACCTGGTTCCGATTCATTGGAAAAAATTCGAAAAGTTCATCTTATTTGTTGGTTGCTATTTCGTCAGAGAAAAAGGTGATCACAGAATTTATTGGCGCAAAGATTTAAAAAGGCCGGTAGTTATTCCTCGTGATACAGAATTACCGGTTTTTATTATTAGAAATAATTTAAGAATTCTTAATATCGGCCCTGAAGAATATATCGAAATACTAACAAGAGTTTAA
- a CDS encoding penicillin-binding protein 2: MKNWRFYILVFVIFFCFSVVIFRLFTLQILKHSSYEAKAIGQQQTFQTVYPKRGEILLQDEYLVAINKDFYKVYAVPKDILEKEETAELLSPLLGIDAEKIKERIYKDNDPYEPLKSKLDEDTIQKIEDLNLEGIYLETEPKRYFPSNELACHLLGFVRQNEGEEDKGQYGVEEAYEKYLSGKTGLARFGKDSKGQLITINKEIIQKAEDGADLVLTVDPNIQFFAEQKLKEYIDKFHSTGGTIIVMDVKTGAIKAMANWPKFNPNEYGSVKNISVFANSAIHDLYEPGSVFKAITMAGALDKGVVNPQTTYDDKGKIEISGHVIENALQKGEGIQTMTQVLEKSLNTGAVFVQQKLGKAAFKEYVEKFGFADKTGIDLNGEVNGNISNLKTNRDLEFATASFGQGIAITPLQLVVAFGAIANDGVLMKPYVVDKIIKKDKEETIKPQEVRRVISSEATSRLTAILVSVVENGHTQRAGVDGYSIAAKTGTAQIPEKGGYSEETIHTVAGFFPAFEARFSMIVKLDKPIGARFAESTAAPLFGEITKYILNYYGIPPSE; the protein is encoded by the coding sequence ATGAAAAATTGGCGTTTTTATATATTGGTTTTTGTAATTTTTTTTTGTTTCTCAGTTGTGATTTTTCGCTTATTCACGCTTCAAATTTTAAAACACAGTTCTTACGAAGCCAAAGCAATTGGACAGCAACAAACATTCCAGACAGTTTATCCCAAGCGTGGAGAAATTCTTCTACAGGATGAATATTTAGTTGCGATAAACAAAGATTTTTATAAAGTATACGCTGTGCCTAAAGATATTTTAGAGAAAGAGGAGACTGCAGAATTGTTATCTCCTCTTTTAGGAATTGATGCAGAAAAAATAAAAGAAAGAATATACAAGGATAACGATCCATATGAACCATTAAAGAGCAAACTTGATGAAGATACAATCCAAAAGATAGAAGATTTAAATTTAGAGGGGATATATCTTGAAACCGAACCGAAAAGATATTTTCCTTCAAATGAATTAGCTTGCCATCTGCTTGGCTTTGTGCGTCAGAATGAAGGTGAGGAGGACAAAGGTCAATACGGGGTTGAGGAAGCTTATGAAAAATATCTATCCGGAAAAACAGGACTGGCAAGATTCGGCAAAGACAGCAAGGGTCAGTTAATTACTATCAATAAAGAAATAATCCAAAAAGCAGAAGACGGCGCTGATTTGGTTTTGACCGTTGACCCTAATATCCAATTCTTTGCGGAACAGAAATTAAAGGAATATATTGATAAATTCCACTCAACCGGCGGTACAATAATCGTAATGGATGTTAAAACCGGAGCAATTAAGGCAATGGCTAACTGGCCGAAATTCAATCCGAATGAATACGGTAGCGTGAAAAACATAAGCGTTTTTGCCAATTCAGCTATTCATGATTTATACGAGCCGGGGTCTGTTTTTAAGGCGATTACCATGGCGGGTGCGCTTGACAAGGGAGTTGTTAATCCTCAAACTACTTATGACGATAAAGGAAAAATAGAAATCAGCGGGCATGTGATAGAAAATGCCTTACAAAAAGGGGAGGGGATCCAGACCATGACTCAGGTTTTGGAAAAATCCCTAAATACCGGTGCAGTTTTTGTCCAGCAGAAATTGGGCAAAGCGGCTTTTAAGGAATATGTCGAGAAATTCGGTTTTGCGGACAAAACAGGTATAGATTTAAACGGGGAAGTCAATGGAAATATTTCAAATCTGAAAACAAACAGGGATTTGGAATTTGCTACTGCTTCTTTTGGTCAGGGGATTGCCATTACTCCGCTTCAGCTTGTTGTTGCTTTTGGCGCGATTGCCAACGATGGAGTATTGATGAAGCCCTATGTGGTTGATAAAATTATTAAAAAGGATAAAGAGGAAACAATTAAACCGCAGGAAGTAAGAAGAGTAATTTCATCAGAAGCAACTTCGCGTTTGACTGCAATATTGGTAAGTGTGGTGGAAAACGGCCATACACAGAGAGCCGGGGTTGATGGATATTCAATTGCTGCCAAGACCGGAACAGCACAGATTCCTGAAAAAGGAGGATATTCCGAGGAAACAATTCATACTGTGGCTGGATTTTTTCCGGCTTTTGAAGCTAGATTTTCAATGATAGTTAAACTAGACAAGCCGATTGGCGCGCGCTTTGCCGAGAGTACAGCAGCCCCGTTGTTCGGCGAAATAACAAAATATATTTTGAATTATTACGGAATTCCGCCGAGTGAATAA